The Hevea brasiliensis isolate MT/VB/25A 57/8 chromosome 1, ASM3005281v1, whole genome shotgun sequence genome has a window encoding:
- the LOC110652687 gene encoding arogenate dehydratase 3-like: MQAISPSSPLKSLVPTGRRLARVTPNKLYVHCIYRSDSVHFSNGVGSSRADWQSSCAILASKVVSQEQSGGDSGGGGGGADHVAAVNGHKTSMELSLIPLNKDSNDDGNSNNNKPMKPLTITDLSPAPMHGSQLRVAYQGVPGAYSEAAAGKAYPNCEAIPCDQFEVAFQAVELWISDRAVLPVENSLGGSIHRNYDLLLRHRLHIVGEVQLPVHHCLLALPGVRKEYITRVISHPQALAQCELTLTKLGLHAAREAVDDTAGAAEYIAANNLRDTAAIASARAAELYGLQILADGIQDDSSNVTRFVMLAREPIIPRTDRPFKTSIVFAHDKGTSVLFKVLSAFAFRNINLTKIESRPHRNRPIRLVDDANVGTAKHFEYMFYVDFEASMAEVRAQNALAEVQEFTSFLRVLGSYPMDMTPWCPSRGD, translated from the coding sequence ATGCAGGCGATCTCCCCTTCGTCTCCCCTCAAGTCTTTAGTCCCGACTGGGCGTCGACTCGCCCGAGTCACCCCCAACAAGCTTTATGTTCATTGCATCTATCGGTCAGATTCTGTCCATTTCTCTAACGGCGTTGGCTCCAGCCGAGCTGACTGGCAAAGTTCTTGCGCTATATTAGCCAGCAAAGTCGTTTCTCAAGAGCAATCCGGTGGAGATTCCGGTGGCGGCGGCGGCGGCGCTGACCATGTGGCTGCTGTCAACGGTCATAAGACCTCTATGGAACTTAGTTTAATCCCTCTCAACAAAGATTCTAATGATGATGGCAACTCTAATAATAACAAGCCCATGAAGCCGTTAACTATTACGGATCTGTCACCGGCTCCTATGCATGGCTCTCAGCTCCGTGTGGCTTATCAGGGAGTTCCAGGAGCATATTCGGAGGCTGCCGCGGGGAAAGCTTATCCAAACTGTGAAGCTATTCCTTGCGATCAATTTGAGGTGGCTTTTCAGGCGGTTGAGCTCTGGATCTCAGATCGTGCGGTTTTACCAGTTGAGAATTCTCTCGGCGGATCTATTCACAGAAATTACGATTTGCTTCTCCGCCATCGCCTCCACATCGTCGGTGAAGTACAATTACCAGTCCACCACTGTCTCTTAGCCCTTCCTGGCGTCCGCAAAGAGTACATTACTCGAGTGATCTCTCATCCTCAAGCACTCGCACAATGCGAGCTAACGCTCACTAAACTCGGACTACACGCCGCCCGGGAGGCAGTAGACGACACGGCTGGAGCTGCAGAATACATAGCCGCCAACAACCTTCGCGACACAGCAGCCATAGCCAGCGCACGCGCCGCAGAGCTGTACGGACTGCAAATACTGGCCGACGGAATCCAGGACGACTCAAGCAACGTGACAAGGTTCGTGATGTTGGCGCGTGAGCCAATTATCCCGCGCACGGACAGGCCATTCAAGACGAGCATCGTGTTCGCACACGATAAGGGAACGAGCGTTCTATTCAAGGTGCTATCTGCTTTCGCGTTCCGTAACATCAACTTGACTAAGATTGAGTCGCGGCCGCACAGGAACCGCCCAATCAGGCTGGTGGACGACGCGAATGTCGGCACGGCGAAGCACTTCGAGTACATGTTTTACGTGGATTTCGAAGCTTCAATGGCGGAGGTTAGGGCACAGAACGCGCTGGCGGAGGTGCAGGAGTTCACGTCTTTCTTGAGGGTCTTGGGTAGCTATCCCATGGACATGACCCCTTGGTGCCCATCGCGGGGAGATTAG